A single genomic interval of Croceibacter atlanticus HTCC2559 harbors:
- a CDS encoding RNA polymerase sigma factor — protein sequence MGLAHTDIEALITLAKTGKQSAYKKLLDEYWSYIYGFQLKRTSDEFLAEDITIQTFAKAFDKLSTYNSDYKFKTWLTTISKNIHVDIIRKENNAVVTNTSKAENKKINSLADNTLSAEDELIKEQNLSLLLQNIKKLKPDYQNIIMLRYFQELSYKEIAETIDEPINTIKVKLLRARKLLADIITSGTNKV from the coding sequence TTGGGACTAGCACACACAGATATTGAAGCGTTAATTACTCTGGCAAAAACCGGTAAACAATCTGCCTACAAAAAATTATTAGATGAGTATTGGTCTTATATCTATGGGTTTCAGCTAAAAAGAACCTCAGATGAATTTTTAGCAGAAGATATTACCATACAAACCTTTGCCAAAGCATTTGATAAGTTGAGTACATACAACTCAGACTATAAGTTTAAAACCTGGCTTACTACTATCTCTAAGAATATTCATGTTGATATTATTAGAAAGGAAAATAACGCAGTTGTAACAAATACATCTAAAGCAGAAAATAAAAAGATTAACAGCTTGGCAGACAACACACTTTCTGCAGAAGATGAACTTATTAAAGAGCAAAACCTTAGCTTATTACTACAAAATATAAAGAAGCTTAAACCAGACTATCAAAATATTATAATGCTAAGATATTTTCAAGAGTTAAGCTATAAAGAAATTGCTGAAACTATTGATGAACCCATAAATACAATTAAGGTTAAATTACTTAGAGCACGTAAACTTCTAGCAGATATAATTACTTCAGGAACTAACAAAGTCTAG
- a CDS encoding DUF1573 domain-containing protein: protein MKKIMTLALVFFIGYAVQAQNGAKIEFKSDVIDYGEIAKGSDGVRSFEFTNTGDAPLVINRVYSSCGCTIPEKPEEPIGPGKTGVIKVKYDTKRVGPIRKTITVYSNDAENPTLPLKIKGTILAEENGGKSVLEKTTPRK from the coding sequence ATGAAAAAAATAATGACTCTTGCATTGGTATTCTTTATTGGATATGCTGTGCAAGCACAAAACGGAGCTAAAATTGAATTTAAAAGCGATGTTATAGATTATGGTGAAATAGCTAAAGGCAGTGATGGTGTTCGCTCTTTTGAGTTTACCAATACTGGTGATGCTCCATTAGTAATAAATCGTGTATATTCTAGTTGTGGCTGTACAATTCCAGAAAAACCAGAAGAACCTATTGGTCCTGGAAAAACTGGTGTAATTAAAGTGAAATATGACACTAAGCGTGTAGGTCCTATTAGAAAGACCATTACAGTTTACTCTAATGATGCAGAAAACCCAACATTACCTTTAAAAATTAAAGGGACTATTTTAGCAGAAGAAAATGGTGGAAAAAGTGTTCTAGAAAAAACAACACCTAGAAAATAA
- the lipA gene encoding lipoyl synthase, which yields MQTETLSVIKPKPKPKWLRVKLPTGKKYKELRGLVDKYDLHTICTSGSCPNMGECWSEGTATFMILGNVCTRSCGFCGVKTGRPDTVEWDEPEKVARSIKLMDIKHAVVTSVDRDDLKDMGSIIWAETVNAIRRMNPNTTLETLIPDFQGIEKHIDRIIAVNPEVVSHNMETVKRLTREVRIQAKYERSLGVLKYLKDQGIKRTKSGIMLGLGETEDEVIQTLKDLRAVNLDIVTIGQYLQPSKKHLPVKQFITPDQFKKYEEIGLEMGFRHVESGALVRSSYKAQKHLT from the coding sequence ATGCAAACAGAAACACTTTCAGTTATAAAACCAAAGCCAAAACCAAAATGGCTTAGAGTTAAATTACCGACAGGAAAAAAGTATAAAGAACTAAGAGGTCTTGTAGATAAATATGACCTTCACACTATCTGTACATCAGGAAGTTGCCCAAATATGGGCGAATGTTGGAGTGAAGGAACAGCTACATTCATGATTCTTGGAAACGTCTGTACACGTTCTTGTGGGTTTTGTGGTGTAAAGACAGGTAGACCAGATACAGTTGAATGGGATGAGCCTGAGAAAGTGGCACGTTCTATTAAGTTAATGGACATTAAGCACGCCGTAGTTACAAGTGTAGATAGAGATGATCTTAAAGATATGGGATCTATCATATGGGCAGAGACTGTAAATGCCATAAGACGTATGAATCCTAACACAACACTTGAAACATTAATACCAGATTTTCAAGGGATTGAAAAGCATATAGATCGTATAATAGCCGTTAATCCAGAAGTTGTTTCTCATAATATGGAAACTGTAAAACGCTTAACTAGAGAAGTACGTATACAAGCAAAATACGAACGTAGTTTAGGTGTTTTAAAATACTTAAAAGATCAAGGTATTAAGCGTACTAAATCTGGTATTATGTTAGGTTTAGGAGAAACTGAAGACGAGGTTATACAAACCCTTAAAGATTTAAGAGCTGTTAACTTAGATATTGTAACCATAGGACAGTATTTACAACCAAGTAAAAAGCATTTACCTGTAAAACAATTTATCACTCCAGATCAATTTAAGAAATACGAGGAAATTGGTTTAGAAATGGGCTTTCGTCACGTAGAAAGTGGTGCTTTAGTAAGATCTTCATACAAAGCTCAAAAGCACTTAACGTAA
- the murB gene encoding UDP-N-acetylmuramate dehydrogenase has translation MDLQHNVSLKSYNTFGIDVNATSFISVTSEDELISVLKKNYAETLFILGGGSNMLLTEDIEDTVVHLNLLGKTIVSEDNTSMTIDVSAGENWHQFVLWTLDKNLGGLENLSLIPGNVGTSPIQNIGAYGVELKDSFVSCDAIHKQTLVTKTFSKKDCEFGYRSSVFKTSLKGDYIITKVRFKLNKAPHLLSTNYGIIEQELERNKITEPTIQDVSNAVIAIRSSKLPNPNVLGNSGSFFKNPIIPINTFKTLKANHEHLPSYPVSEEFVKVPAGWLIDQSGLKGFREGDAGVHKNQALVLVNYGNASGQDILNLAKKVQDIVYQKFSIRLEPEVNIYN, from the coding sequence ATGGACTTACAGCATAATGTTTCTCTTAAATCCTATAATACATTTGGTATAGATGTAAATGCAACATCATTTATATCTGTAACATCAGAAGATGAGCTAATTTCTGTGTTGAAGAAAAATTATGCTGAAACACTTTTTATCCTTGGTGGCGGCAGCAATATGCTGTTAACTGAAGATATAGAAGATACTGTTGTACATTTAAATCTCTTAGGAAAAACTATAGTTAGTGAGGACAACACTTCTATGACTATTGATGTTTCTGCTGGTGAAAATTGGCATCAGTTTGTGTTATGGACACTTGATAAAAATTTAGGCGGTTTAGAGAATTTATCATTAATACCCGGAAATGTAGGCACATCTCCAATTCAAAATATTGGTGCATACGGAGTTGAGTTAAAAGATAGTTTTGTGAGTTGCGATGCAATACACAAACAGACTTTAGTAACTAAAACATTCTCTAAAAAAGATTGTGAGTTTGGTTATAGAAGTTCTGTTTTTAAAACGTCACTAAAAGGAGACTATATAATTACCAAAGTAAGGTTTAAACTTAATAAGGCACCTCATCTACTTTCAACAAATTATGGAATAATAGAGCAAGAGCTTGAGCGTAACAAAATTACTGAACCTACAATACAAGATGTATCTAATGCTGTAATAGCCATAAGGTCTTCTAAACTTCCAAATCCTAATGTATTAGGTAATAGTGGTAGTTTCTTTAAAAATCCAATAATACCAATTAACACATTTAAAACGCTAAAAGCCAATCACGAGCATTTACCAAGTTATCCAGTTAGTGAAGAATTTGTAAAAGTGCCTGCAGGTTGGTTAATAGACCAAAGTGGATTAAAAGGATTTAGAGAAGGTGATGCTGGCGTGCATAAAAACCAAGCTTTAGTTTTGGTAAATTATGGCAATGCAAGTGGTCAAGATATTTTAAACTTAGCAAAGAAGGTTCAAGATATTGTTTACCAAAAATTCAGCATTCGTTTAGAACCTGAAGTAAATATTTATAACTAA
- a CDS encoding hybrid sensor histidine kinase/response regulator — translation MKHLYTLILLLLLTFSHSFSQTKKLLTNEETIKIKINTLVNRSKNQSVQEAQNNLQEALYLSKGLNDSFLIANTSVAVAKLYSIQKDYAAAEVNMLRAIQEYRDLKNKEYLGIAYREYAQLFILQGKYSRAKDYLDLAESIFEEEQLPLNKAYVLKEKGRIAYEEGDYITAIEVINLAIEDLSDSPDKYPYAQALYLIGKSHFANFNYEFAEKNVQRSFEISKRYKFKNLQADTALLLSQVSSQLNDDKKAVRYLTISNEINKELSLSSKNISLDEEALRKLEEKDEVITNLSEVNLQQEKDIKLNTLITLLSIAFITILSLLTLSLYKNNKIRDKANVLLLKQRDELKEAKEKAEKATRAKAQFLSTITHELRTPLYAVTGLTNLLLGENPTKEQKQHLNSLKFSGDYLLSLINNILDLNKLEANKAGLRVDKFNLKKRILEVITALNYSANKSNVKVHFEFDDQIPNLLNGDSIKLSQVLINLIGNAIKFTKNGDIWVRVIKNSESSEATNLRIEIEDNGLGISKEQQELIFENFSQGSLDINREFGGTGLGLSITKQILKLMGSSIKLESEIGKGSKFYFDIVFEIPEIQEGTPEIIPLEDIKKLTMPSDGQENLKDSEAISASKTIEDSPTKIESLRLDNRHILVVEDNKINQMITRKILEKNGATCVVADNGEKAVAVCNELEFDLVLMDIHMPGIGGIEATKQIREFNSTLPIIALTAVTLEDDGKAFYDNGFSAIIPKPFKQEEFFETIKLALNAADKPLT, via the coding sequence ATGAAGCACCTTTACACCCTAATTTTACTCTTACTTCTTACTTTCTCCCATTCGTTTAGCCAAACTAAAAAGTTGCTAACTAATGAGGAGACTATCAAGATTAAGATAAACACATTGGTGAATAGGTCTAAAAACCAAAGTGTACAAGAAGCTCAAAACAACCTTCAAGAAGCGCTATACCTTTCCAAAGGACTTAATGACAGTTTTCTCATAGCCAATACTAGTGTAGCTGTAGCCAAACTATATAGCATCCAAAAAGATTATGCTGCTGCAGAGGTTAATATGCTTAGAGCAATACAGGAGTACAGAGATCTTAAAAACAAAGAGTATTTAGGTATAGCTTACAGAGAGTATGCACAACTTTTTATCTTACAAGGAAAGTATAGCAGAGCAAAAGATTATCTGGATCTTGCCGAGAGTATTTTCGAAGAAGAACAACTCCCTTTAAACAAAGCGTATGTCCTTAAAGAAAAAGGAAGAATTGCCTATGAAGAAGGTGATTATATTACTGCAATAGAGGTTATAAATCTGGCTATTGAAGATTTAAGTGATTCTCCAGACAAGTACCCTTATGCACAAGCACTTTACCTTATAGGGAAATCTCATTTTGCTAATTTTAATTATGAATTTGCAGAGAAAAACGTACAACGTAGTTTTGAGATTTCAAAGCGTTACAAGTTCAAGAATTTACAAGCAGATACAGCGTTGCTCCTTAGTCAAGTTTCCTCGCAGTTAAATGACGATAAAAAAGCTGTAAGATACCTTACCATAAGTAATGAAATTAATAAGGAACTAAGCCTAAGCTCCAAAAACATAAGTTTAGATGAGGAAGCCCTAAGAAAATTAGAAGAAAAAGATGAAGTAATTACCAACCTTTCTGAGGTTAACTTACAGCAAGAAAAAGACATAAAACTAAATACACTAATTACATTATTAAGTATTGCCTTTATTACAATTCTCTCATTACTAACACTTTCACTTTACAAGAATAATAAAATACGAGATAAGGCTAACGTATTACTTTTAAAACAAAGAGACGAACTAAAGGAAGCCAAAGAGAAAGCTGAGAAAGCAACACGTGCAAAAGCACAATTTTTATCTACCATTACGCATGAGCTTAGAACGCCACTGTATGCAGTTACAGGATTAACAAATTTATTGTTGGGCGAAAACCCTACAAAAGAGCAAAAGCAACACTTAAATTCGCTTAAATTTTCAGGAGATTATTTACTTTCTTTAATTAATAACATACTGGACTTAAACAAATTAGAAGCTAATAAAGCTGGCTTACGCGTCGATAAATTTAATCTTAAGAAAAGAATCTTAGAAGTAATTACAGCATTAAACTACTCTGCCAATAAAAGTAATGTAAAGGTTCATTTTGAGTTTGATGATCAGATTCCTAACCTTTTAAATGGCGACTCAATCAAGCTGTCTCAAGTACTTATAAACCTTATAGGTAATGCTATTAAATTTACCAAGAATGGTGATATTTGGGTTCGCGTTATCAAGAATTCTGAGTCCTCAGAGGCAACTAATTTAAGAATTGAAATAGAAGATAATGGTTTAGGTATTTCAAAAGAACAACAAGAATTAATCTTTGAGAACTTCTCTCAAGGCTCATTGGATATTAATAGAGAGTTTGGAGGAACAGGACTTGGCCTGTCTATCACAAAACAAATTCTCAAGCTTATGGGAAGCAGCATAAAACTAGAAAGCGAAATTGGTAAAGGCTCTAAATTTTATTTTGATATTGTTTTTGAAATTCCTGAAATACAAGAAGGCACACCAGAAATTATCCCTTTAGAAGATATTAAAAAACTTACCATGCCAAGCGATGGACAAGAAAATCTTAAAGATTCTGAAGCAATTTCTGCCAGCAAGACCATTGAAGATAGCCCAACTAAAATTGAGTCTTTAAGACTAGATAACAGACATATTCTTGTTGTTGAAGATAATAAGATTAACCAAATGATCACACGTAAAATCCTCGAGAAAAATGGTGCTACTTGTGTGGTTGCAGATAATGGAGAAAAAGCAGTTGCTGTTTGTAACGAACTGGAGTTCGATTTGGTTTTAATGGACATACATATGCCTGGAATTGGCGGTATTGAAGCCACAAAACAAATTCGTGAATTTAACTCTACTCTTCCAATAATTGCACTTACCGCAGTTACTCTTGAAGATGATGGCAAGGCGTTTTATGATAATGGGTTTTCTGCTAT
- the gap gene encoding type I glyceraldehyde-3-phosphate dehydrogenase codes for MTPIKIAINGFGRIGRSLFRLLLDNPEIEVVAVNDLANVNTLAHLLKYDSIHGRLDRTVSVINDTTVVVDGVEFPFTNQPDISSINWALYQPDVVIECTGKFKTKELLQNHITGGAKKVILSVPPIEDDIKTIVLGVNNHLLDGTEQIISNASCTTNNAAPMLKVVHDLCQVEQAYITTVHSYTTDQSLHDQPHRDLRRARAAGQSIVPTTTGAAKALTKIFPDLEHAIGGCGIRVPVPNGSLTDMTLNVKRKTTVKEINEAFKKASETNLKNILSYTEDPIVSIDIIGLPYSCTFDAQMTSVIDGTLVKLIGWYDNERGYSNRIIDLIYCISSK; via the coding sequence GTGACTCCAATTAAAATTGCCATAAACGGTTTTGGTCGCATTGGCAGAAGCCTTTTTAGACTTTTGCTTGATAATCCAGAAATAGAAGTTGTTGCAGTAAATGATTTGGCCAACGTAAACACTTTGGCTCATTTATTAAAATACGACAGTATTCATGGAAGGTTAGACAGAACTGTTTCAGTTATAAATGACACGACAGTTGTTGTTGATGGCGTTGAATTTCCCTTTACAAACCAGCCAGATATTTCCTCTATAAATTGGGCACTATATCAACCAGATGTGGTTATAGAATGTACTGGAAAGTTTAAAACAAAAGAACTTTTACAAAACCACATAACTGGTGGCGCAAAAAAAGTAATACTTTCTGTACCTCCAATTGAAGATGATATTAAAACTATTGTTTTAGGTGTAAATAACCATTTATTAGATGGTACAGAGCAAATTATATCTAATGCATCTTGTACTACCAATAATGCGGCGCCTATGCTTAAGGTTGTGCACGATTTATGCCAAGTAGAACAAGCTTACATTACTACGGTTCATTCTTATACTACAGACCAAAGTTTACATGATCAACCCCATAGAGATTTAAGACGAGCGCGAGCTGCAGGACAATCTATTGTTCCTACAACTACTGGCGCTGCAAAAGCGCTTACTAAAATATTTCCAGATTTGGAACATGCTATTGGTGGTTGCGGTATTAGAGTACCTGTTCCTAATGGTTCTCTTACAGATATGACTTTAAATGTGAAGCGAAAAACAACTGTAAAGGAAATTAACGAAGCTTTTAAAAAAGCTTCTGAAACCAATTTGAAAAATATATTAAGTTATACTGAAGATCCAATTGTTTCAATAGATATTATTGGTCTTCCTTATTCTTGTACGTTCGATGCGCAAATGACATCTGTTATAGACGGCACACTTGTAAAGCTAATAGGTTGGTACGATAATGAACGTGGCTATTCCAATCGAATAATTGACTTAATCTATTGCATTTCATCGAAATAA
- a CDS encoding glycosyltransferase translates to MFYTALLIAFAVIVLLNSICYIYLGQFTFTSFTAFHKREHYPTSIIICAKNEAENLKRFLPIICNQVFPVFEVIVVNDGSTDNTQNVLLDVKQAFPELRIIKNTNCLGKKASISKAIELATYNHLLFTDADCKPESKYWVQHMTQNFSENHTIVLGYSGYKKEKGILNSIIRYETVITALQYFGMAHHNNAYMGVGRNLAYTKACFKANKGFNSHKHIASGDDDLFIAEASTKTNTAISLNKASFTTSLPKASLKAWFHQKRRHITTANRYSFKIKTILAGFYISQLLFWLFCISLLIIQPYSIVVISLFLVRELIQGFILYKTFKTLHESALLLIFPLLEILLLSVQACLFITNIVSKPKSWD, encoded by the coding sequence GTGTTTTACACTGCATTACTTATTGCTTTTGCAGTTATAGTTCTCCTAAATAGTATATGCTATATATACCTAGGTCAATTTACTTTTACGTCGTTTACAGCATTTCACAAACGAGAACACTACCCTACTAGTATTATTATATGCGCTAAAAATGAAGCTGAAAATCTAAAACGATTTTTACCCATTATTTGCAACCAAGTCTTTCCTGTTTTTGAAGTTATTGTAGTTAATGATGGCTCAACAGACAATACTCAAAACGTTCTCTTAGATGTTAAGCAAGCGTTCCCAGAACTTCGTATTATTAAAAATACTAACTGTCTTGGAAAAAAAGCTTCAATCTCAAAAGCAATTGAATTAGCGACTTATAATCACCTATTATTTACAGACGCAGATTGTAAGCCAGAATCTAAGTATTGGGTACAGCATATGACTCAAAATTTTTCTGAAAATCATACTATTGTTTTGGGGTATAGTGGTTATAAGAAAGAGAAAGGCATTTTAAATTCAATAATTAGGTATGAAACGGTAATAACTGCCCTTCAGTATTTTGGAATGGCGCATCACAATAATGCCTATATGGGTGTTGGCCGAAACTTAGCTTATACTAAAGCTTGCTTTAAAGCCAACAAGGGTTTTAATTCTCATAAGCATATTGCGTCTGGAGATGATGATTTATTTATTGCAGAAGCTTCAACGAAAACAAACACTGCAATAAGTTTAAACAAGGCTTCATTTACAACTAGTTTACCTAAAGCAAGTTTAAAAGCTTGGTTTCACCAAAAGCGCAGGCATATTACTACTGCAAATAGGTATTCTTTTAAGATTAAAACCATTTTAGCAGGGTTTTATATAAGTCAGCTATTATTTTGGTTGTTTTGCATCTCTCTACTAATTATTCAGCCGTATTCAATAGTTGTCATTTCTCTTTTTTTAGTTAGAGAACTTATACAAGGATTCATCTTATATAAAACTTTCAAAACTTTACACGAAAGTGCTCTATTATTAATATTTCCACTTTTAGAAATCTTATTGTTATCTGTGCAGGCTTGTCTTTTTATCACTAATATTGTTTCAAAACCTAAGTCTTGGGACTAG
- a CDS encoding fasciclin domain-containing protein codes for MKINKLLLLGALATLSFTACKNDKKAEEEAEKMEMEAKAEAEEMKMAEEAKMAEMKKKEAEETSIAAVAMNSADHTTLVAAVKAAQLDVMLKTEGPYTVFAPSNDAFDRLPKGTVDTLLKPENKEKLTDVLSYHVVPGDVTSAKLTELIKANNGFYMLKTANDGELRAEINNAGNITLTDGRGKKSTITAADLDASNGTVHVVNTVMMRS; via the coding sequence ATGAAAATCAATAAATTATTACTTCTTGGTGCCTTAGCTACCTTATCTTTTACAGCTTGTAAAAATGATAAAAAAGCTGAAGAGGAAGCTGAGAAAATGGAAATGGAAGCTAAAGCAGAAGCTGAAGAAATGAAGATGGCTGAAGAAGCTAAAATGGCCGAAATGAAAAAGAAAGAGGCAGAAGAAACTAGCATTGCTGCAGTAGCAATGAATTCTGCAGATCACACAACTTTAGTTGCAGCTGTAAAAGCAGCACAATTAGATGTGATGCTTAAAACTGAAGGTCCTTACACAGTATTTGCACCTTCTAACGATGCTTTCGACAGATTACCAAAAGGAACTGTTGATACCTTATTAAAACCAGAAAACAAAGAAAAATTAACTGATGTATTAAGCTACCACGTAGTTCCAGGAGATGTAACATCTGCTAAACTTACAGAGTTAATTAAAGCTAACAATGGTTTTTATATGCTTAAGACTGCTAACGACGGTGAGTTGAGAGCTGAAATTAATAATGCTGGTAACATTACACTTACAGATGGTAGAGGTAAAAAATCTACAATTACTGCTGCAGATTTAGATGCATCTAACGGTACAGTACACGTAGTGAACACAGTAATGATGAGAAGCTAA
- a CDS encoding retropepsin-like aspartic protease, which translates to MILKQHLLLCLFLTFATIAKSQDGFVLQGTNQDKIDFEFVRNLTIVPLTINGKELSFLLDTGVKNTMIFSLKANDSLELNSAEKIKLIGLDGETVVDAVKSTGNTVKLGKAVNTNHNIYVVFDQELNFSTQLGVQVHGIIGYEFFKDFVVECNYISKVIKVYEPSAYNVRKKCRGCTALSVEFENNKPYINAEVQVGGNVVTTKLLVDSGSSDGLWLFHNSSEDLNKPTKSFRDYLGLGLTGDIFGDRSKVKHLKLDKFKLKNVTAAYPDTLALSAQAITNDRNGSLGSEVLRRFKVVIDYPRERILLKKNKDFYDDFTYDMSGLVIAHDGFSVYEDKVVLRPKDESDNKKEINLLNNSQARYNNFSKKKDSKINLKTHYELKPKFVIKSIRPDSPAENADLKVGDIVETINGKPAFKYTLNELNEMFSSQENKKIKFTISRFNLKFSRTMVLKSRL; encoded by the coding sequence ATGATATTAAAACAACATCTCTTACTTTGCTTGTTTCTCACGTTTGCAACTATTGCAAAGTCTCAGGATGGCTTTGTACTACAAGGCACAAATCAAGATAAAATAGACTTTGAATTTGTTAGAAACCTAACGATTGTACCACTTACTATAAATGGAAAGGAACTGTCTTTTTTGTTAGATACAGGTGTGAAAAACACTATGATATTTAGCTTAAAAGCTAATGATTCTTTAGAGTTGAATTCTGCTGAAAAAATTAAACTTATTGGTTTAGACGGTGAAACTGTTGTTGATGCGGTAAAATCTACAGGAAACACTGTAAAGTTAGGAAAGGCAGTAAATACTAATCATAATATTTATGTGGTTTTTGATCAAGAATTAAACTTTTCTACCCAACTTGGGGTGCAAGTTCACGGAATTATAGGATATGAATTTTTTAAAGATTTTGTGGTAGAGTGTAATTATATTTCTAAAGTTATTAAAGTATATGAGCCAAGTGCTTATAATGTTAGGAAAAAATGCAGAGGTTGTACAGCACTTTCTGTAGAGTTTGAAAATAATAAACCCTATATAAATGCAGAGGTGCAAGTTGGCGGAAACGTTGTTACCACAAAATTATTAGTTGATAGTGGCTCTAGTGATGGTTTGTGGTTGTTTCACAACTCTTCTGAAGATCTAAATAAGCCTACCAAAAGTTTTAGAGACTATTTAGGTTTGGGGCTAACAGGAGATATTTTTGGAGACCGTAGTAAAGTAAAACACTTAAAACTAGATAAGTTTAAACTAAAAAATGTGACAGCTGCCTATCCAGACACTTTGGCATTATCTGCTCAAGCTATTACAAATGACAGAAATGGAAGTTTAGGGTCTGAAGTATTGAGACGCTTTAAAGTTGTGATAGATTATCCGCGTGAACGTATTCTTCTTAAAAAAAATAAAGATTTTTATGATGATTTTACTTATGACATGAGTGGATTGGTTATAGCTCATGATGGCTTTTCAGTATATGAAGATAAAGTTGTCTTGCGTCCTAAAGATGAGTCTGATAATAAAAAGGAAATAAATCTACTTAATAACTCTCAAGCAAGATATAATAATTTTTCTAAGAAGAAAGATTCAAAAATTAACTTAAAGACACACTATGAGCTAAAGCCTAAATTTGTAATTAAAAGTATTAGACCAGATTCACCCGCAGAAAATGCAGATTTAAAAGTAGGTGATATTGTCGAAACCATTAATGGGAAACCAGCTTTTAAGTATACACTTAATGAGTTAAATGAAATGTTTTCCTCTCAGGAAAATAAAAAAATAAAATTTACAATATCAAGGTTTAATTTAAAATTTAGCCGAACAATGGTTCTTAAGAGTAGATTGTAA
- a CDS encoding pyridoxal phosphate-dependent aminotransferase — protein MPTISQKGLAMPQSPIRKLMPYADAARKNGKHIFHLNIGQPDIKTPNVALEAIKNNSIEILSYSASEGFESYRNKLADYYKTNNINVSAEDIIISTGGSEALLFTMGSIADAGDEVIIPEPFYANYNGFATASGVTVVPVKSSIDNGFALPPIAEFEKLITPKTKAILICNPGNPTGYLYTKEEIEQLAAMVKKHNLFIVADEVYREFAYDGNTHHSIMSEPGLEDHAIMIDSVSKRYSMCGARIGCMVSKNKELMSTALKFAQARLSPPTFAQVAAEAALETPKSYFDDVIEEYVHRRNLLVNALEDINGVKVAKPKGAFYCIAELPVKDAEDFAKWLLSDFDVDGQTVMVAPASGFYSTPNTGLNQVRIAYVLNEDNLLKSVNILKKALEVYPN, from the coding sequence ATGCCTACTATATCTCAAAAAGGGTTAGCGATGCCACAATCGCCAATTAGAAAGTTAATGCCTTACGCTGATGCTGCTCGTAAAAATGGAAAACATATTTTTCATTTAAATATTGGGCAACCAGATATAAAGACACCAAATGTGGCTTTAGAGGCTATTAAAAATAATAGTATTGAAATTTTAAGTTACAGTGCTTCTGAAGGATTTGAATCGTATAGAAACAAATTAGCAGATTATTACAAGACTAACAATATAAATGTCTCTGCAGAAGATATTATTATTAGCACTGGTGGCTCTGAAGCTTTATTGTTTACTATGGGTAGTATAGCAGATGCTGGTGACGAAGTTATTATTCCTGAACCTTTTTACGCTAACTACAATGGTTTTGCAACAGCCTCTGGAGTTACAGTAGTACCAGTGAAATCATCTATAGATAATGGCTTTGCATTACCTCCTATTGCAGAATTTGAAAAGCTTATTACACCAAAAACAAAAGCTATTCTTATATGTAATCCAGGAAATCCTACTGGATACTTATACACTAAAGAAGAGATTGAGCAATTAGCTGCAATGGTTAAAAAACATAATTTGTTTATTGTTGCAGACGAAGTTTATCGTGAATTTGCCTATGATGGTAATACGCACCATTCTATTATGAGTGAGCCTGGTTTAGAAGACCATGCTATAATGATAGATTCTGTTTCTAAGCGTTACAGTATGTGTGGTGCAAGAATTGGGTGTATGGTTTCTAAAAACAAAGAACTTATGTCTACAGCATTAAAATTTGCTCAGGCAAGATTAAGTCCACCAACATTTGCACAAGTTGCTGCAGAAGCTGCTCTTGAAACACCTAAATCATACTTTGATGATGTAATTGAAGAATACGTACACCGTCGTAACCTTTTAGTAAATGCATTAGAAGATATTAATGGTGTAAAGGTTGCTAAACCAAAAGGTGCATTTTACTGCATAGCAGAATTACCTGTAAAAGATGCTGAAGATTTTGCAAAATGGTTATTGAGTGATTTTGATGTAGATGGACAAACAGTAATGGTAGCACCTGCATCTGGATTTTACTCTACACCAAACACTGGCTTAAACCAAGTAAGAATTGCATACGTACTGAATGAAGACAATTTATTAAAGTCTGTAAACATCCTTAAAAAAGCACTTGAGGTGTACCCAAACTAA